One window of Kiritimatiellia bacterium genomic DNA carries:
- the mtnP gene encoding S-methyl-5'-thioadenosine phosphorylase → MKLGIIGGTGLYDLVGLRDVEHRAVETPFGKPSEPYIHGKLGAVDVYFLPRHGHGHHIMPSELNHRANIFGFKTLGVERVIGISAVGSLREDLRPRDVCLPDQYFDRTKHAAEHTFFGKGLVAHVAFAEPVCPDLRHHLHAVAQEIVSGDARHQGQRVQNGGTYVNMEGPAFSTKAESLYYRRFGFDVIGMTSLAEAKLCREAELCYASACMVTDYDCWHESEETVSLEMIISNLKANAGFAGELIRRLAARLTDQRPCSCGRALENAILTSPDKIPPARRKELEPIVGKYLK, encoded by the coding sequence ATGAAACTCGGCATCATCGGCGGGACGGGCTTGTACGACCTGGTCGGGCTCCGGGATGTGGAGCACCGGGCCGTCGAGACCCCTTTCGGCAAGCCCTCGGAGCCGTACATCCACGGCAAGCTGGGCGCCGTGGACGTCTACTTCCTCCCCCGTCACGGGCACGGGCACCACATCATGCCGTCGGAACTGAACCACCGGGCCAACATCTTCGGGTTCAAGACCCTGGGCGTGGAGCGCGTCATCGGGATCAGCGCCGTCGGCAGCCTGCGCGAGGACCTGCGCCCCCGGGACGTCTGCCTGCCGGACCAGTACTTCGACCGGACCAAGCACGCCGCCGAGCACACGTTCTTCGGGAAGGGCCTGGTCGCCCACGTCGCCTTCGCCGAGCCCGTCTGCCCGGACCTGCGGCACCACCTGCACGCCGTCGCGCAGGAGATCGTTTCCGGCGACGCGCGGCACCAGGGCCAGCGCGTCCAGAACGGCGGCACCTACGTCAACATGGAGGGCCCCGCGTTTTCCACGAAGGCCGAGTCGCTCTACTACCGGCGGTTCGGGTTCGACGTGATCGGCATGACCAGCCTGGCGGAGGCCAAGCTGTGCCGCGAGGCGGAACTCTGCTACGCCTCGGCCTGCATGGTGACGGACTACGACTGCTGGCACGAGTCCGAGGAGACCGTGTCGCTGGAGATGATCATCAGCAACCTCAAGGCCAACGCGGGGTTCGCCGGGGAGTTGATCCGGCGCCTCGCGGCCCGCCTGACGGACCAGCGGCCCTGCTCCTGCGGCCGCGCGCTGGAAAACGCCATCCTGACGAGCCCGGACAAGATTCCGCCCGCCCGGCGCAAGGAACTGGAGCCGATCGTCGGGAAGTATCTGAAGTAA
- a CDS encoding glucose-1-phosphate adenylyltransferase, whose product MNVVGVIMGGGEGSRLQPLTRDRAKPAVPIAGKYRLVDIPISNCINSGIRHIFLLTQFNSVSLHRHVQTTYRFDQFSQGYVQILAAQQTPGSEEWYQGTADAVRQNFRYFMDENPDYIVVLSGDQLFRMNFAEVLKQHIETGAEVTIATKPVPRGEAGSLGIMQVDDRKRIVRFVEKPGNSPELDVLRAPMYREERYLASMGIYVFNTAVLHKLLDNDLTDFGKHVIPSCIEKHKVFSFIFEGYWKDIGTIRSFWEANVALTEVVPEFNFYDAKAPIHTRMRYLPPSKINCCDLNRCLLSEGCIISGHRILHSIVGIRAIVGQGSVIEHSVIMGADYYEKEPEPGRPPIGIGRDCFIRNAIVDKNARIGDGAYITPDGKPDGVTDRYTIRDGIIVIPKNAVIPAGSRI is encoded by the coding sequence ATGAACGTCGTCGGTGTCATCATGGGCGGGGGCGAGGGGAGCCGGCTGCAGCCGCTCACCCGCGACCGGGCCAAGCCAGCGGTGCCCATCGCCGGCAAGTACCGGCTGGTGGACATCCCCATCAGCAACTGCATCAACAGCGGCATCCGGCACATCTTCCTGCTGACCCAGTTCAACAGCGTGTCCCTGCACCGGCACGTGCAAACGACGTACCGGTTCGACCAATTCTCGCAGGGCTACGTCCAGATCCTGGCGGCCCAGCAGACGCCCGGCTCCGAGGAGTGGTACCAGGGCACCGCGGACGCCGTCCGCCAGAACTTCCGCTACTTCATGGACGAGAACCCGGACTACATCGTCGTGCTTTCCGGCGACCAGCTCTTCCGGATGAATTTCGCCGAAGTCCTCAAGCAGCATATCGAGACGGGCGCGGAGGTGACCATCGCCACCAAGCCCGTGCCCCGCGGCGAGGCCGGCTCGTTGGGTATCATGCAGGTGGACGACCGGAAGCGCATCGTCCGGTTCGTGGAGAAGCCCGGGAATTCCCCCGAGCTCGACGTCCTGCGCGCGCCGATGTACCGCGAAGAGCGCTACCTCGCCAGCATGGGCATCTACGTGTTCAACACGGCGGTGCTGCACAAGCTGCTGGACAACGACCTCACGGACTTCGGCAAGCACGTGATCCCCTCGTGCATCGAGAAGCACAAGGTGTTCAGTTTCATTTTCGAGGGCTACTGGAAGGACATCGGGACGATCCGTTCCTTCTGGGAGGCCAACGTCGCGCTGACCGAGGTGGTGCCGGAGTTCAACTTCTACGACGCCAAGGCGCCCATCCACACGCGCATGCGCTACCTGCCGCCGTCCAAGATCAACTGCTGCGACCTGAACCGGTGCCTGCTCTCGGAGGGCTGCATCATCTCGGGGCACCGCATCCTGCACTCGATCGTCGGCATCCGCGCGATCGTGGGGCAGGGCAGCGTGATCGAGCACTCGGTGATCATGGGTGCGGACTACTACGAGAAGGAGCCCGAGCCGGGCCGGCCGCCCATCGGCATCGGCCGCGACTGCTTTATCCGCAATGCGATCGTGGATAAGAACGCGCGCATCGGCGACGGCGCCTACATCACGCCGGACGGCAAGCCGGACGGCGTGACCGACCGCTATACGATCCGCGACGGCATCATCGTCATCCCGAAAAATGCGGTGATCCCGGCGGGATCCCGGATCTGA
- the pilM gene encoding type IV pilus assembly protein PilM, with the protein MFKGDHILALDIGASSLKMAAFAALKSGGVELVNFGVASLDLDPQAEGERSAYISTTLREIMQDRGIRPGRVLLSVSGQAVFSRFVKLPPVDRDKVYQIILYEAQQNVPFPIEEVVWDYQLIGGATGELDVMLAAIKADIIEELTGCVEQAGLVTDLVDVAPMALYNAVRYNYNDLPECTLVVDMGARSTDLIFIEKGRVFSRSIPVAGNAITQQIMTEFGMSFADAEALKKAHAFVAFGGAYEGPKSEVVDKVSKSVRSVMTRLHAEINRSVNFYRSQQSGQQPSLILLSGGTAAIPYTDSFLKDKMKVNVDYLNPFLNVAVSEGIETDEIARYAGQMGQVVGLALRRFLTCPIEINLLPPKIQAEKAFRRKQPLFLAAAVALLLTLGVWCAYFVKMSGLAEERMVKVKARVQALEQVEGRLRESETQVAGVQKTIGSLLGLSAKRTQWLEVVDQVHGSLPEGVWLISLKPASDASAAPADPNLPPPDESAARKDSGPVRTLEISGLAYEDKAGAGGTIREFRDKLRQMPLFGPDTEIIWAPSPGQDDFVRQFKILLVLKTPLNV; encoded by the coding sequence ATGTTCAAAGGCGATCACATACTGGCCCTGGACATCGGCGCCAGCAGCCTGAAGATGGCCGCGTTCGCCGCCCTGAAATCCGGCGGCGTCGAGCTGGTGAACTTCGGGGTCGCGTCCCTCGACCTCGATCCCCAGGCGGAAGGCGAGCGGTCGGCCTACATCAGCACCACCCTGCGCGAAATCATGCAGGACCGGGGCATCCGGCCCGGCCGCGTGCTCCTTTCCGTGTCCGGCCAGGCGGTGTTCTCCCGCTTCGTCAAGCTGCCCCCCGTCGACCGCGACAAGGTCTACCAGATCATCCTCTACGAGGCGCAGCAGAACGTCCCGTTCCCGATCGAGGAGGTGGTCTGGGACTACCAGCTCATCGGCGGCGCGACGGGCGAACTGGACGTGATGCTGGCCGCGATCAAGGCGGACATCATCGAGGAACTCACCGGCTGCGTCGAGCAGGCCGGCCTGGTGACGGACCTGGTGGACGTGGCGCCGATGGCGCTCTACAACGCCGTCCGCTACAACTACAACGACCTCCCCGAGTGCACGCTCGTCGTGGACATGGGCGCGCGCTCGACGGACCTGATCTTCATCGAGAAGGGCCGCGTCTTCAGCCGCAGCATCCCCGTCGCCGGCAACGCGATCACCCAGCAGATCATGACGGAGTTCGGCATGTCCTTTGCCGACGCCGAGGCCCTGAAGAAGGCCCACGCCTTCGTCGCCTTCGGCGGCGCCTACGAGGGGCCCAAGAGCGAGGTCGTGGACAAGGTCTCCAAGAGCGTGCGCAGCGTCATGACCCGCCTCCACGCCGAGATCAACCGCTCGGTCAATTTCTACCGCAGCCAGCAGAGCGGGCAGCAGCCGTCCCTCATCCTGCTCTCCGGCGGCACCGCGGCCATCCCGTACACCGACTCGTTCCTCAAGGACAAGATGAAGGTGAACGTGGATTACCTGAACCCCTTCCTCAACGTCGCCGTCAGCGAGGGCATCGAGACCGACGAGATCGCGCGCTACGCGGGCCAGATGGGGCAGGTGGTCGGCCTGGCCCTCCGCCGCTTCCTGACCTGCCCGATCGAGATCAACCTGCTGCCCCCGAAGATCCAGGCCGAGAAGGCCTTCCGCCGCAAGCAGCCGCTCTTCCTCGCGGCCGCCGTCGCCCTGCTGCTCACCCTGGGCGTCTGGTGCGCCTACTTCGTCAAGATGAGCGGCCTGGCCGAGGAGCGGATGGTCAAGGTGAAGGCCCGGGTCCAAGCCCTGGAGCAGGTCGAGGGCCGGCTCCGCGAAAGCGAGACCCAGGTGGCCGGCGTGCAGAAGACCATCGGCAGCCTGCTCGGGCTGTCCGCCAAGCGCACGCAGTGGCTGGAGGTCGTGGACCAGGTCCACGGCAGCCTGCCGGAGGGCGTCTGGCTGATCTCCCTCAAGCCGGCGTCCGACGCGTCCGCGGCGCCGGCCGATCCCAACCTCCCGCCGCCGGACGAGTCGGCCGCGCGGAAGGATTCGGGGCCGGTCAGGACGCTGGAGATTTCGGGCCTGGCCTACGAGGACAAGGCGGGCGCCGGCGGCACGATCCGCGAGTTCCGCGACAAGCTGCGGCAGATGCCCCTGTTCGGGCCCGACACCGAGATCATCTGGGCGCCCTCGCCGGGCCAGGACGATTTCGTCCGCCAGTTCAAGATCCTGCTCGTGCTTAAAACCCCGTTGAACGTATGA
- a CDS encoding Amuc_1100 family pilus-like protein: MNLKKNMTLIVGGAIAGVLLVILLVLLFRFNSSYQKVNRELQSAQQRLTILNGRDPFPSEENVAVVRTNLAVLQDFFGTLMKSLQEGQPEIAEMEPAEFNLLLDQTRRRLFGAAAKVKVALPPGFSFGFDRYAAGTLPDAVDVPRLVAQMKEVEFLCGLLYASKIGEISSIERAVFEASARPTVATETFVDPRMARYGGGAPAATAAATADTYKDASGLFSRQRYTVTFRGRDAAVEDFLNRVASSKRFLVVTRLQLENETGVPKVTAPLPATAAPGTAPAAPLAREKRVSAGREPVKVIVEVEVYRFHSPQDGEASS, encoded by the coding sequence ATGAACCTCAAGAAGAACATGACGTTGATCGTGGGCGGCGCGATCGCCGGGGTGCTGCTCGTCATCCTGCTGGTCCTCCTGTTTAGGTTCAACTCTTCCTACCAGAAGGTGAACCGGGAACTGCAGTCGGCCCAGCAGCGCCTGACCATCCTGAACGGCCGCGACCCGTTCCCCTCCGAGGAGAACGTGGCCGTGGTCCGGACCAACCTGGCGGTGCTCCAGGATTTCTTCGGCACGCTGATGAAATCCCTGCAGGAGGGCCAACCCGAGATCGCGGAGATGGAGCCGGCCGAGTTCAACCTGCTGTTAGACCAGACGCGCCGGCGCCTGTTCGGCGCGGCGGCCAAGGTGAAGGTGGCGCTGCCCCCGGGGTTTTCCTTCGGGTTCGACCGCTACGCGGCCGGCACGCTGCCCGATGCGGTGGACGTGCCGAGGCTGGTGGCCCAGATGAAGGAAGTCGAGTTCCTGTGCGGCCTGCTCTACGCCTCGAAGATCGGCGAGATCTCGTCCATCGAGCGGGCGGTGTTTGAAGCCTCGGCCCGCCCGACGGTCGCGACGGAGACCTTCGTGGATCCGCGCATGGCGCGGTACGGCGGCGGGGCGCCGGCGGCGACGGCGGCCGCGACGGCGGATACCTACAAGGACGCCTCGGGCCTCTTCAGCCGGCAGCGGTACACGGTAACCTTCCGCGGCCGCGATGCCGCCGTGGAGGATTTCCTCAACCGGGTCGCTTCCAGCAAGCGGTTCCTCGTGGTGACCCGGCTGCAGTTGGAGAACGAAACGGGCGTGCCGAAAGTGACGGCCCCGCTTCCGGCCACGGCCGCGCCGGGAACGGCGCCCGCCGCGCCGCTGGCGCGGGAGAAACGCGTCTCGGCCGGCCGGGAGCCCGTCAAGGTGATCGTCGAGGTGGAGGTGTACCGCTTCCATTCGCCGCAGGACGGGGAGGCTTCATCGTGA